The proteins below are encoded in one region of Macaca nemestrina isolate mMacNem1 chromosome 10, mMacNem.hap1, whole genome shotgun sequence:
- the ATP5F1B gene encoding ATP synthase subunit beta, mitochondrial yields MLGLVGRVATASASGALRGLTPSASLPPAQLLLRAAPTAVHPVRDYAAQTSPSPKAGAATGRIVAVIGAVVDVQFDEGLPPILNALEVQGRETRLVLEVAQHLGESTVRTIAMDGTEGLVRGQKVLDSGAPIKIPVGPETLGRIMNVIGEPIDERGPIKTKQFAAIHAEAPEFMEMSVEQEILVTGIKVVDLLAPYAKGGKIGLFGGAGVGKTVLIMELINNVAKAHGGYSVFAGVGERTREGNDLYHEMIESGVINLKDATSKVALVYGQMNEPPGARARVALTGLTVAEYFRDQEGQDVLLFIDNIFRFTQAGSEVSALLGRIPSAVGYQPTLATDMGTMQERITTTKKGSITSVQAIYVPADDLTDPAPATTFAHLDATTVLSRAIAELGIYPAVDPLDSTSRIMDPNIVGSEHYDVARGVQKILQDYKSLQDIIAILGMDELSEEDKLTVSRARKIQRFLSQPFQVAEVFTGHMGKLVPLKETIKGFQQILAGEYDHLPEQAFYMVGPIEEAVAKADKLAEEHAS; encoded by the exons ATGTTGGGTCTTGTGGGTCGTGTGGCCACTGCTTCGGCCTCCGGGGCCTTGCGGGGACTCACTCCTTCAGCGTCGCTACCCCCAGCTCAGCTCTTACTGCGGGCCGCTCCGACGGCGGTCCATCCTG TCAGGGACTATGCGGCGCAAACATCTCCTTCGCCAAAAGCGGGCGCCGCCACCGGGCGCATCGTGGCGGTCATTGGCGCAGTGGTGGACGTCCAGTTTGATGAGGGACTACCACCAATTCTAAATGCCCTGGAAGTGCAAGGCAGGGAGACCAGACTGGTTTTGGAGGTGGCCCAGCATTTGG GTGAGAGCACAGTAAGGACTATTGCTATGGATGGTACGGAAGGCTTGGTTAGAGGCCAGAAAGTACTGGATTCTGGTGCACCAATCAAAATTCCTGTTGGTCCTGAGACTTTGGGCAGAATCATGAATGTTATTGGAGAACCTATTGATGAAAGAGGTCCCATCAAAACCAAACA ATTTGCTGCCATTCATGCTGAGGCTCCAGAGTTCATGGAAATGAGTGTTGAGCAGGAAATTCTGGTGACTGGTATCAAGGTTGTGGATCTGCTAGCTCCCTATGCCAAGGGTGGCAAAATTG GGCTTTTTGGTGGTGCCGGAGTTGGCAAGACTGTACTGATCATGGAGTTAATCAACAATGTCGCCAAAGCCCATGGTGGTTACTCTGTGTTTGCTGGTGTTGGTGAGAGGACCCGTGAAGGCAATGATTTATACCATGAAATGATTGAATCTGGTGTTATCAACTTAAAAGATGCCACCTCTAAG GTAGCGCTGGTATATGGTCAAATGAATGAACCACCTGGTGCTCGTGCCCGGGTAGCTCTTACTGGACTGACTGTGGCTGAATACTTCAGAGACCAAGAAGGTCAAGATGTACTGCTATTTATTGATAATATCTTTCGCTTCACCCAGGCTGGTTCAGAG gtgtCTGCATTATTGGGCAGAATCCCTTCTGCCGTGGGCTATCAGCCTACCCTCGCCACTGACATGGGTACTATGCAGGAAAGAATTACCACTACCAAGAAGGGATCTATCACCTCTGTACAG GCTATCTATGTGCCTGCTGATGACTTGACTGACCCAGCTCCTGCTACTACGTTTGCCCATTTGGATGCTACCACTGTACTGTCACGTGCCATTGCTGAGCTGGGCATCTATCCAGCTGTGGAtcctctagactccacctctcgCATCATGGATCCCAACATTGTTGGCAGTGAGCATTACGATGTTGCCCGTGGGGTGCAAAAAATCCTGCAG GACTACAAATCCCTCCAGGATATCATTGCCATCCTGGGTATGGATGAACTTTCTGAGGAAGACAAGTTGACTGTGTCCCGTGCACGGAAAATACAGCGTTTTTTGTCTCAGCCATTCCAGGTTGCTGAGGTCTTCACAGGTCATATGGGGAAGCTGGTACCCCTGAAGGAGACCATCAAAGGATTCCAGCAGATTTTGGCAG GTGAATATGACCATCTCCCAGAACAGGCCTTCTATATGGTGGGACCCATTGAAGAAGCTGTGGCAAAAGCTGATAAGCTGGCTGAAGAGCATGCGTCGTGA